The following proteins come from a genomic window of Lachnoclostridium phytofermentans ISDg:
- a CDS encoding phosphatidate cytidylyltransferase — MKDQTFLVRFRSSIILMIVTVTAMILGGEVLFGLLLAISLIGMMELYRVLKMNKSILAFTGYIFCILFYMLVYFSKTELIFPLLIGFLLALMGVYVFSFPKFHSDQVTLVYFGLIYVGIMLSFIYRVRILENGILLVWMIFIGAWGSDTCAYLVGRKIGKHKMAPILSPKKSVEGLFGGIFGAALIGFLFATIFKGKLTAINNPQVSFEIIGGCSAMISTIGDLAASAIKRNHEVKDYGKLIPGHGGILDRFDSIIFTAPIVYYLLQVL; from the coding sequence ATGAAGGATCAAACTTTTTTGGTACGATTTCGCAGTTCCATTATTTTAATGATAGTTACTGTAACAGCGATGATTTTAGGTGGAGAAGTTTTATTTGGCTTACTTCTTGCGATTTCATTAATTGGTATGATGGAATTATATCGAGTGCTTAAGATGAATAAGAGCATTTTAGCTTTCACAGGATATATATTTTGTATACTCTTTTACATGCTAGTATATTTTAGTAAGACAGAATTAATTTTTCCGTTACTAATAGGATTTTTATTGGCATTAATGGGAGTATACGTATTTTCTTTTCCTAAGTTTCATTCGGATCAGGTAACTTTAGTATATTTTGGTCTTATATATGTAGGAATTATGTTATCGTTTATTTACAGGGTTAGAATATTAGAGAATGGTATTCTACTTGTGTGGATGATCTTTATCGGTGCTTGGGGTTCAGACACTTGTGCCTATCTTGTTGGTAGAAAAATTGGAAAACATAAGATGGCACCAATTCTAAGCCCAAAGAAATCGGTGGAAGGATTATTTGGAGGTATTTTTGGAGCAGCTTTGATTGGCTTTTTGTTTGCTACGATTTTTAAAGGAAAACTAACAGCAATTAATAATCCTCAAGTAAGTTTTGAAATTATTGGTGGTTGTTCAGCGATGATATCTACAATAGGTGATTTGGCTGCTTCTGCTATAAAGCGAAATCATGAAGTAAAAGATTATGGAAAGTTAATACCTGGTCATGGTGGAATACTGGACCGATTTGACAGTATAATTTTTACCGCACCGATTGTATATTACCTACTTCAAGTGTTATAA
- a CDS encoding isoprenyl transferase — MGTELEGLKIPNHIAIIMDGNGRWAKKRMMPRNYGHKQGSKIVENICREAYDIGIKYVTVYAFSTENWSRPQSEIDTLMKLLRDFLSECLSKSKKNNMRVHVIGDITRLEQSLQDTIVKLEEVSASNTGLCFQVALNYGGQDEILRATRKIAQDVKDGKLSIEDLNTEVYEDYLDTKGIPAPDLLIRTSGEQRLSNFLLWQLAYSEFYFTDVLWPDFNKKELIKAIEFYNGRERRYGGVG; from the coding sequence ATGGGTACAGAATTAGAAGGGTTAAAGATTCCCAATCACATTGCCATCATTATGGATGGTAATGGACGCTGGGCGAAAAAAAGAATGATGCCACGAAATTACGGTCATAAGCAAGGAAGTAAAATCGTAGAGAATATTTGTAGAGAAGCTTATGACATCGGTATTAAGTACGTGACGGTTTATGCTTTTTCTACAGAAAATTGGTCAAGACCACAATCTGAAATTGATACATTGATGAAATTATTAAGAGATTTTTTATCAGAGTGTTTAAGTAAAAGTAAAAAAAATAACATGCGAGTACATGTGATCGGAGATATCACTAGATTAGAGCAATCGTTACAAGATACTATTGTAAAACTTGAGGAAGTAAGTGCGAGTAATACAGGATTGTGTTTTCAAGTTGCATTAAACTATGGTGGTCAAGATGAAATCTTACGTGCAACAAGAAAAATTGCACAGGATGTGAAAGATGGAAAATTATCCATTGAGGATTTAAATACAGAAGTTTATGAGGATTATTTGGATACCAAAGGAATTCCGGCACCAGATCTATTAATACGTACCAGTGGTGAGCAGCGTTTGTCTAACTTTTTATTATGGCAACTCGCTTATTCAGAGTTTTATTTTACCGATGTTTTATGGCCAGATTTTAATAAAAAAGAACTTATCAAAGCAATAGAATTTTATAATGGAAGAGAACGAAGATACGGCGGTGTAGGGTGA
- the frr gene encoding ribosome recycling factor — MNEKIKPFEGKMQKSLDSLKEEYVGIRAGRANPHLLDKLRVDYYGTPSAIQAVANVSVPEARVIQIQPWEAKLIKEIEKAIIASDLGLTPSNDGKVIRLVFPELTEERRKDLVKDVKKKAENTKVAVRNVRRDANDAIKKLAKANEISEDEQKQIEDEIQKITDKFITEVDKVMEDKSKEILTV; from the coding sequence ATGAATGAAAAAATTAAACCTTTTGAAGGTAAAATGCAGAAATCATTAGATTCGTTAAAGGAAGAATATGTAGGCATTAGAGCTGGTAGAGCAAATCCACATTTACTTGATAAATTAAGAGTAGATTATTATGGAACACCTTCAGCTATTCAGGCAGTAGCAAATGTTTCTGTTCCTGAAGCAAGAGTCATTCAGATTCAACCATGGGAAGCTAAGTTAATTAAAGAAATTGAGAAAGCAATTATCGCTTCTGATCTTGGCTTAACACCAAGCAATGATGGAAAAGTAATCCGTCTTGTATTTCCTGAATTAACTGAGGAACGCAGAAAAGACCTAGTTAAGGATGTTAAGAAAAAGGCTGAGAATACTAAGGTTGCAGTACGTAACGTTCGTCGTGATGCGAATGACGCAATCAAGAAGCTTGCAAAAGCGAATGAAATTTCTGAAGATGAGCAAAAGCAAATCGAAGATGAAATTCAAAAGATTACAGATAAATTCATTACAGAAGTTGATAAAGTAATGGAAGATAAGTCTAAAGAGATTCTTACTGTATAA
- the pyrH gene encoding UMP kinase, which yields MKSYNRVLLKLSGEALAGDKKTGFDEATCIEVAKQVKKLVDDGIEVAIVIGGGNFWRGRSSETIDRTKADQIGMLATVMNCIYVSDIFRYVGMETKIFTPFQCGSMTELFSKDNAVESLKKKQVIFLAGGTGHPYFSTDTATALRAIELETDVILMARAVDGVYDSDPKANPNAKKYDTVSYQVLLDKKLAIMDLTATVMCMENKKSLLVFSLNEENSIVNNVKGNCTGTVVTV from the coding sequence ATGAAATCCTATAATAGAGTATTATTAAAACTCAGTGGAGAAGCTCTTGCTGGGGATAAGAAGACAGGCTTTGATGAAGCAACTTGTATCGAAGTAGCAAAGCAGGTAAAGAAGTTAGTTGACGATGGAATCGAAGTAGCTATTGTTATCGGAGGAGGAAACTTCTGGCGTGGACGTAGCAGTGAGACCATTGACCGTACGAAAGCCGACCAAATTGGTATGCTTGCAACAGTGATGAACTGTATTTATGTATCGGACATTTTCCGTTATGTAGGTATGGAAACAAAAATCTTTACACCATTTCAATGTGGTAGTATGACGGAGCTATTTAGCAAGGATAACGCAGTAGAAAGCTTAAAGAAGAAGCAGGTTATCTTCCTTGCTGGGGGAACCGGTCATCCGTATTTTTCAACGGATACTGCAACCGCACTTCGTGCAATTGAGTTAGAGACAGATGTCATCTTAATGGCTAGAGCAGTGGATGGGGTTTATGATAGCGATCCAAAAGCAAATCCTAATGCAAAGAAATACGATACTGTATCTTATCAGGTATTACTTGATAAAAAACTGGCAATCATGGATTTAACAGCTACTGTTATGTGTATGGAAAATAAAAAGTCATTACTTGTATTTTCTCTTAATGAGGAGAATAGTATTGTCAATAATGTAAAAGGAAATTGTACAGGAACTGTGGTTACAGTATAA
- a CDS encoding bactofilin family protein yields the protein MGFFKDFINGFKKSGSKSEKERNEEAFDRQNIEDETPDVTKVVIEEDSAEEKLEDLILKESAIEVSEDEINQEIMDATEELLDSEAALLGEEPLNVHREDQKEQTQSARRESSDKETEKEEEIKERKETEKEEEIKERKETGDGENTMVDFEESVVDEELLDTLLNEEEKAPTERMGNTVQAKRDLSPDDKDAVTVISKGTTINGSIVSDCSLNIMGTVIGDIECQGKLSITGRITGNSIASEIEINAKRLEGSLNSEGNIKIDPGTVIIGDVTASSGQIAGAVKGEVDINGPVLLDATAIVKGNVKAKSMQMNNGAVLEGFISLAYASVNVEDVFKEK from the coding sequence ATGGGTTTCTTTAAAGATTTCATTAATGGCTTCAAAAAGTCTGGTAGTAAATCGGAGAAGGAAAGAAATGAAGAAGCCTTCGATAGGCAAAATATCGAGGACGAAACACCTGATGTTACAAAGGTCGTCATTGAAGAAGATTCTGCAGAGGAGAAGTTAGAAGACTTGATATTAAAGGAATCTGCTATAGAAGTTTCTGAAGATGAGATAAATCAGGAAATCATGGATGCGACAGAAGAGTTGTTAGATTCGGAAGCTGCTTTATTGGGTGAAGAGCCGTTAAATGTACATAGGGAAGACCAAAAAGAGCAGACACAGAGTGCCCGGCGTGAATCCTCGGACAAAGAGACTGAAAAAGAGGAAGAAATAAAGGAACGAAAAGAGACTGAAAAAGAAGAAGAAATAAAGGAACGAAAAGAAACTGGAGATGGAGAGAATACCATGGTAGATTTTGAAGAGAGCGTTGTTGATGAAGAATTATTGGACACGTTATTGAATGAAGAAGAAAAAGCACCAACAGAGAGAATGGGAAATACTGTGCAGGCTAAGAGAGATTTATCCCCAGATGATAAGGATGCAGTAACGGTTATTTCGAAAGGTACAACGATTAATGGTAGTATCGTCTCAGATTGCTCCTTAAATATAATGGGTACGGTAATTGGTGATATTGAGTGCCAAGGAAAATTATCTATCACTGGACGAATCACTGGTAACTCTATCGCTTCTGAGATTGAAATCAATGCCAAACGTTTAGAAGGTAGTCTTAATAGTGAAGGTAACATTAAAATCGATCCAGGCACTGTTATCATTGGAGATGTAACGGCATCTAGTGGTCAAATTGCGGGTGCTGTCAAAGGAGAGGTTGATATTAATGGACCAGTTCTATTAGATGCTACTGCAATAGTAAAAGGGAATGTGAAAGCAAAATCCATGCAGATGAATAATGGTGCTGTTTTGGAAGGATTCATTTCCTTAGCCTATGCTTCCGTGAATGTTGAAGACGTATTTAAAGAAAAATAA
- a CDS encoding DUF2087 domain-containing protein — MTESDAIKLFKSLADKSRLMILKSLAEQPMYVELLANRLNLTPPTISFHLKKLEEAGVVNSKKEQYYTIYSLKESILNAKILDIIKEESSEKEVQEEREEQYREKVIESFFEYGKLKSIPVQRKKKRIILEEIAKAFELDRIYTEREVNITIADYHDDFCTLRRDMISEKILTRDEKGYQLIKKD, encoded by the coding sequence ATGACAGAAAGCGATGCAATCAAATTATTTAAATCATTGGCAGATAAATCAAGGTTGATGATTCTAAAATCATTGGCAGAGCAGCCAATGTATGTGGAACTTTTAGCCAACCGTCTTAATTTGACACCACCAACGATATCGTTTCATCTAAAAAAATTAGAAGAAGCAGGTGTGGTAAATTCTAAGAAAGAACAATACTATACGATATATTCGTTAAAAGAATCTATCTTGAATGCAAAGATATTAGATATTATTAAGGAAGAATCTAGTGAAAAGGAAGTTCAAGAGGAACGAGAAGAGCAATATCGGGAAAAGGTAATTGAAAGTTTCTTTGAGTATGGGAAGCTAAAATCAATTCCTGTTCAGAGAAAGAAGAAACGCATCATCCTAGAAGAGATAGCGAAAGCATTTGAACTTGATAGAATTTACACGGAGAGAGAAGTAAATATAACAATCGCAGATTATCATGATGATTTTTGCACACTAAGAAGGGACATGATATCGGAAAAAATTTTGACCAGAGATGAAAAAGGGTATCAATTAATTAAAAAAGATTAG
- a CDS encoding SagB/ThcOx family dehydrogenase, with the protein MDIINLREVMKGYTALEEDITSDQQQGLPQPAMDKAYISAKSISLPKDFEDVVVNNSFFDIMNQRTSRRSYNDKPLTLKELSFLLWTTQGVKNIVGKKNKATIRTVPSAGARHPFEAYLFINNVEGLEPGRYHYVATEHRLEFLGSLENQMDRVSEACCGQTFVGTCAVTFVWTVIPYRCEWRYTNKAQKYSLIDLGHVGQNLYLACEAIGCGTCGIGAYDQALADALLGLDTEPSNEKENEFVVYMGSVGKYDPKE; encoded by the coding sequence ATGGATATCATTAATTTAAGAGAAGTTATGAAAGGGTATACAGCACTGGAGGAAGATATAACATCTGATCAACAACAAGGGTTACCACAACCAGCCATGGATAAGGCTTATATTAGTGCAAAGTCAATTAGTTTACCTAAAGATTTTGAAGATGTGGTAGTTAACAATAGCTTTTTTGATATTATGAACCAGAGAACCAGTAGAAGATCTTATAATGATAAACCGTTAACGTTAAAAGAGCTATCTTTCTTACTTTGGACAACGCAAGGTGTTAAAAACATCGTCGGAAAAAAGAACAAAGCAACGATTCGTACTGTTCCGTCCGCTGGAGCAAGACATCCATTTGAAGCATATCTCTTTATAAATAATGTAGAGGGACTGGAACCAGGTAGATATCATTATGTAGCTACTGAACACAGATTAGAATTCTTAGGTTCTCTTGAAAATCAAATGGATAGAGTATCAGAGGCATGCTGTGGACAAACTTTTGTAGGAACTTGTGCCGTAACTTTTGTTTGGACAGTAATTCCATATCGTTGTGAATGGCGTTATACAAACAAAGCTCAAAAATACAGCTTAATTGATCTAGGACATGTGGGTCAAAATTTATACTTGGCATGTGAGGCAATTGGTTGCGGAACCTGTGGTATTGGTGCATATGATCAAGCGCTTGCAGATGCTTTGTTAGGCCTAGATACAGAACCTTCCAACGAGAAAGAAAATGAATTTGTTGTTTATATGGGTTCTGTTGGGAAATATGATCCAAAAGAATAA
- a CDS encoding VOC family protein: protein MIAHVGIYTKDLERLRAFYENYFSMTSNEKYQSKRNPGFESYFLSFGDGTKLELMTLTTLAESNLLPAVGLHHLAFSVGNRKKVDELVIRLREDGYSIMSDPRMTGDNYYEAVVKDPDGNLVEITE from the coding sequence ATGATAGCTCATGTTGGTATTTATACAAAAGACTTGGAACGCTTACGAGCATTTTATGAGAACTATTTTAGTATGACAAGTAATGAAAAATACCAAAGCAAACGGAATCCAGGATTTGAGAGTTACTTTCTATCCTTTGGAGATGGTACGAAGCTTGAGTTAATGACTTTGACGACGTTAGCAGAATCGAATCTTTTACCTGCAGTTGGTCTACATCATTTAGCGTTTTCTGTTGGAAATCGTAAGAAAGTGGATGAGCTTGTCATAAGATTAAGAGAAGATGGTTATTCTATTATGTCGGATCCAAGAATGACTGGAGATAATTATTATGAGGCAGTTGTAAAGGACCCAGATGGAAATCTGGTAGAAATTACGGAATAG